A window of Mucilaginibacter paludis DSM 18603 contains these coding sequences:
- a CDS encoding glycoside hydrolase family protein, whose translation MKRRDFIHNAALASALMMLPQLDFAGALTEGKVSEFSKKLKPVGRALEMDGYYIWCNSPIAGPDGKIHVFFSRWVAKKKMGGWINGSEICHAIADTPESEFKYVETILSPRGPGFWDATTCHNPFITQLDGLYCLFFMGNSNGKTDTKRIGLATAPTLNGPWTRPEQPLLLPGPAGAWDDHCTTNPAVVKHKGKYMLFYKSWNTKEYEESTDPVIKGNRKYGLAVADQLEGPYTKYMGNPVIDFSGRGGNKQMEDAFVWMEHNHFNMICRDMGIFNHEYGLLMNSKNGFKWSEPEIAYYDAPHYIQQPEPPSYLKKYGRFERPQLLLQYGKPTYLFTASQGGKYMTSSSFIFKINS comes from the coding sequence ATGAAGAGGAGGGATTTTATCCATAACGCGGCATTGGCTTCGGCATTAATGATGCTGCCTCAACTGGATTTTGCAGGGGCATTAACGGAGGGTAAGGTTTCCGAATTTTCAAAAAAGCTGAAGCCGGTTGGCCGGGCCCTGGAGATGGATGGGTATTACATTTGGTGTAATAGTCCTATTGCCGGGCCGGATGGTAAAATTCACGTATTCTTTTCGCGCTGGGTGGCCAAAAAAAAGATGGGCGGCTGGATCAATGGCTCCGAGATTTGCCATGCTATTGCAGATACGCCCGAATCGGAGTTTAAATATGTGGAAACCATCTTAAGCCCCCGCGGCCCCGGCTTTTGGGATGCTACCACTTGTCATAATCCATTCATTACCCAATTGGATGGCTTGTATTGTTTGTTTTTTATGGGAAACTCCAATGGAAAAACAGATACTAAACGTATTGGACTGGCCACAGCGCCAACATTAAACGGTCCATGGACCCGGCCTGAGCAGCCTTTGCTATTACCCGGTCCTGCAGGTGCCTGGGATGATCATTGCACCACAAATCCGGCCGTAGTGAAGCATAAGGGGAAGTACATGCTGTTTTATAAATCATGGAATACCAAAGAGTATGAGGAATCCACCGATCCGGTAATTAAAGGTAACCGTAAATATGGTTTGGCTGTGGCCGATCAATTGGAAGGGCCGTATACTAAATATATGGGCAACCCGGTAATTGATTTTTCGGGCAGGGGAGGTAACAAGCAAATGGAAGATGCCTTTGTGTGGATGGAGCATAATCATTTTAACATGATATGCCGGGATATGGGCATATTTAACCACGAATACGGCTTATTGATGAATTCGAAAAATGGGTTTAAATGGAGCGAGCCCGAAATTGCCTATTACGATGCGCCACACTACATCCAGCAGCCCGAACCGCCGTCGTACTTAAAAAAGTACGGACGTTTTGAGCGCCCGCAATTGCTTTTGCAGTATGGTAAGCCTACCTATTTGTTTACAGCATCACAGGGAGGCAAGTACATGACCTCTTCGTCCTTTATATTCAAGATCAATAGTTAA
- a CDS encoding glycoside hydrolase family 2 protein: protein MQITVLRYLVMFLFVNLVLAGVSKGDNIDSGRLKLNFNPGWKLYHGDTTGADQPGFNDSQWQNITLPHASNEDDAFKLDIHNLSTGISWYRKHFKIPAKYSDKKVFIEFEGIRQAGEVYLNGEFVGRCENGVMAFGFDLSKFLKFGDQENVMAVRCDNSWTYREKATNAAYHWNNANFYANYGGIAKNVYLHFTDKLYQTLPLFSTLGTTGVYVYAQNFDIGGKQATITAEAQVKNEYPVSKIVQYQVRVEDLGGKTIKTIDGVQDKLAPGELKTIKASATVSNLNFWSWGYGYLYTVYTILKVDGKVVDVVKTRTGFRKTEFGDGMVKLNDRAIQMHGYAQRSTNEWPAIGLSVPAWMSDLSNGMMVESGGNLVRWMHVTPWKQDVESCDRVGLMQSMPAGDAEGDSQGRQWQQRLELMRDAMIYNRNNPSILFYESGNKGVSEAHMKDMKAIRDQYDPYGGRASGSREMLDSKVAEYGGEMLYINKSAKVPLWAHEYSRDEGLRLYWDELSPPYHKDGDGPKRKEEPGPYNHNMDSFAQEDVARWFDYWRERPGTGKRVSSGGVNIVFSDSNTHFRGEENYRVSGEVDALRIAKDAFYAHQVIWNGWVDVANNGSYIIGHWNYKKGIKKNVYVVSGGDRVELLVNGKSKGFGEQSNRFMFTFKDIAWEPGTIKAISYDSKGTKLSEVEKKTAGQAVSLKLTVHTGPKGLKADGADLALVDVEVVDAQGNRCPTALSKIDFSLSGPAEWRGGIAHGQPDNFILSKSLPVAGGINRVIIRSSPQAGKITLNAQSAGLKAATISFDAKPFEVNDGLATDIPGADLKPGLERGPTPSGPSYTISRIPITVMSATAGSNTADAEKSYDDNELTSWVNDGTVKNAWIKYTFADEQTVNEVVMKLNGWRTKKYPIKISIGNQVVYSGTTPQSLGYVTVPFKAAKGNTLTIELAGATAQQDNFGLVEVTGKKDDAGSVGLDPKGKSVIGINEIEIYHKL from the coding sequence ATGCAAATAACGGTTTTAAGGTATTTAGTGATGTTTTTATTTGTGAACCTGGTTTTAGCCGGTGTAAGCAAAGGGGATAATATTGACTCCGGTCGATTGAAACTTAACTTTAATCCCGGTTGGAAATTATACCATGGCGATACTACCGGGGCAGATCAACCGGGCTTTAATGATAGCCAATGGCAAAACATTACATTGCCACATGCATCTAATGAGGACGACGCCTTTAAACTTGATATCCATAACCTGAGTACAGGCATCTCCTGGTACCGCAAACATTTTAAAATACCGGCTAAGTATAGTGATAAGAAGGTTTTTATCGAGTTTGAGGGGATACGGCAGGCGGGCGAGGTTTATCTGAATGGCGAATTTGTGGGCCGCTGCGAAAACGGGGTGATGGCTTTTGGATTTGATCTATCTAAATTCCTGAAATTTGGAGACCAGGAAAATGTAATGGCTGTAAGGTGCGATAACTCCTGGACGTATAGAGAAAAGGCGACCAATGCCGCTTACCATTGGAATAATGCTAACTTTTACGCCAACTACGGTGGTATTGCTAAAAATGTATACTTGCACTTTACAGATAAGCTTTACCAAACCTTACCTCTTTTTTCAACCCTGGGTACCACCGGCGTATATGTCTACGCCCAAAATTTCGATATCGGCGGGAAGCAGGCCACAATAACAGCCGAGGCGCAGGTTAAAAATGAGTACCCTGTATCAAAAATAGTTCAGTACCAGGTGCGGGTGGAAGATTTAGGCGGAAAAACTATTAAAACTATCGATGGTGTACAGGATAAACTGGCCCCCGGCGAGCTGAAAACTATTAAGGCCAGCGCCACTGTAAGCAATCTTAATTTTTGGAGTTGGGGCTATGGCTACCTCTATACAGTTTATACTATTTTAAAAGTTGACGGTAAAGTGGTAGACGTAGTAAAAACACGCACCGGTTTCCGCAAAACAGAGTTTGGTGATGGCATGGTTAAGCTAAACGACAGGGCCATACAAATGCATGGCTATGCTCAGCGATCAACTAACGAGTGGCCTGCTATCGGTTTATCGGTGCCAGCCTGGATGAGCGATTTAAGTAACGGCATGATGGTAGAAAGCGGCGGTAACCTGGTTCGGTGGATGCACGTGACACCCTGGAAGCAGGATGTGGAATCGTGCGACAGGGTAGGGCTCATGCAATCCATGCCAGCGGGTGATGCCGAAGGCGATTCGCAGGGCAGGCAGTGGCAGCAACGTTTGGAGCTGATGCGCGATGCGATGATTTACAACCGCAATAACCCGAGTATCCTTTTCTATGAATCGGGTAATAAAGGCGTAAGCGAAGCACACATGAAAGATATGAAAGCCATCCGCGATCAATATGATCCTTATGGTGGCCGGGCTTCGGGTTCGCGTGAAATGCTGGATAGTAAAGTTGCGGAGTATGGCGGCGAAATGCTATACATCAATAAAAGCGCTAAAGTTCCGCTTTGGGCGCACGAATATTCAAGGGATGAAGGCTTACGCTTGTATTGGGATGAGCTAAGTCCGCCATACCATAAAGACGGCGATGGCCCAAAACGTAAAGAAGAGCCTGGCCCTTATAATCACAACATGGATTCGTTTGCGCAGGAGGATGTTGCCCGCTGGTTTGATTACTGGCGCGAAAGGCCCGGAACAGGTAAAAGGGTAAGTTCGGGAGGCGTAAACATCGTTTTTTCTGATTCAAACACCCATTTTCGGGGAGAAGAGAATTATCGGGTGAGCGGAGAAGTTGATGCTTTACGGATAGCTAAAGATGCTTTTTATGCCCACCAGGTAATATGGAATGGTTGGGTTGATGTAGCTAACAATGGCAGTTATATTATAGGGCATTGGAACTATAAGAAAGGAATTAAAAAAAATGTGTATGTAGTTTCTGGCGGTGACCGGGTTGAGTTGCTGGTGAACGGAAAATCAAAGGGGTTTGGCGAGCAAAGCAACCGCTTTATGTTTACTTTTAAGGATATCGCCTGGGAACCTGGTACCATCAAAGCCATCAGCTATGATAGCAAAGGGACAAAGCTGAGCGAAGTTGAAAAGAAAACAGCGGGTCAGGCGGTGTCGCTTAAGCTTACGGTACATACAGGCCCCAAAGGTTTAAAGGCCGACGGCGCAGATTTGGCTCTGGTTGATGTAGAAGTAGTAGACGCCCAGGGTAACCGATGCCCAACAGCATTAAGCAAGATAGATTTTTCGTTATCGGGCCCGGCAGAATGGCGCGGAGGTATAGCGCATGGGCAGCCGGACAATTTTATACTTTCAAAAAGTTTGCCTGTGGCTGGCGGCATCAACCGGGTAATTATCCGTTCGTCACCACAAGCCGGGAAGATAACGCTGAACGCCCAATCTGCCGGGTTAAAAGCCGCGACGATATCTTTTGATGCTAAACCGTTTGAGGTGAATGATGGTTTGGCAACTGATATTCCGGGTGCCGATTTAAAACCCGGGTTGGAACGGGGGCCTACACCTTCGGGTCCGTCGTATACGATAAGCCGCATCCCCATAACGGTGATGAGTGCAACTGCCGGATCTAACACTGCAGATGCCGAAAAAAGTTATGACGATAACGAATTAACCAGTTGGGTTAATGATGGCACGGTAAAAAATGCCTGGATAAAATACACTTTTGCTGACGAACAAACTGTTAACGAAGTAGTAATGAAACTGAATGGCTGGCGGACTAAAAAATACCCAATAAAAATTAGTATTGGCAACCAGGTAGTATATAGTGGCACCACTCCGCAAAGCCTGGGTTACGTTACTGTTCCGTTTAAGGCTGCCAAAGGCAATACCCTAACCATTGAACTGGCTGGTGCTACGGCTCAGCAAGATAACTTTGGCCTGGTAGAGGTAACGGGCAAAAAGGATGATGCTGGCAGCGTAGGCCTTGACCCGAAAGGAAAATCCGTCATAGGCATAAACGAGATTGAAATTTACCATAAACTATAA
- a CDS encoding glycoside hydrolase family 88/105 protein, with protein MNKQIFGFSRLALLGLAVTASTLTVHAQQVPAKKKILADMELANNYFMQKWPDAGAPVTVKNAQGVPVTRSSELWTRAVYYEGLMALYQVDPQKKFVDYAIDWSEKHKWSPRGAVDTKNADNQCCGQTYIDLYNLDPKPERIENIKKCMDLVIASEKNSDWTWVDAIQMGMPIFAKLGVIYKDNPQYFEKMYAMYNHTKTIEGGGLYNTTEHLWWRDKDFVPPYKEPNGANCYWSRGNGWVYAALVRVLSIIPKNAPHRAEYLQTYLEMTKAIAPLQRTDGYWNVSLKDSTHFGGKELTGTALFVYGMAWGINNGVIEKKTYQPIIVKAWNAMAKYSLHPEGFLGYVQGTGKEPKDSQPVTYTHIPDFEDYGLGCYLLAGSELSKLSKK; from the coding sequence ATGAATAAACAGATTTTTGGATTTTCGCGCTTAGCACTGCTTGGTTTGGCCGTTACAGCCTCCACCTTAACTGTACATGCGCAACAAGTGCCCGCTAAAAAGAAAATACTGGCCGATATGGAGTTAGCCAATAACTATTTTATGCAAAAATGGCCCGATGCAGGAGCGCCAGTTACCGTTAAAAATGCACAAGGAGTACCGGTTACCCGCAGCAGCGAATTATGGACCAGGGCTGTTTATTATGAGGGTTTAATGGCACTGTACCAGGTTGATCCGCAAAAAAAGTTTGTAGATTATGCTATTGATTGGTCGGAAAAACACAAATGGAGCCCTCGTGGTGCTGTTGATACAAAAAATGCGGACAACCAATGCTGCGGACAAACTTACATCGATCTGTATAACCTGGACCCTAAGCCGGAACGGATTGAAAACATCAAAAAATGCATGGACCTGGTTATTGCCAGCGAAAAAAACAGCGACTGGACCTGGGTTGATGCCATACAAATGGGGATGCCTATTTTTGCAAAATTGGGGGTGATTTACAAGGATAATCCCCAATATTTCGAAAAAATGTATGCCATGTACAATCACACCAAAACAATAGAAGGTGGTGGCCTATATAACACAACCGAACATTTGTGGTGGAGGGATAAAGATTTTGTTCCGCCCTATAAAGAGCCTAATGGCGCCAATTGCTATTGGTCGCGCGGTAACGGGTGGGTTTACGCGGCCTTGGTACGGGTGTTAAGCATCATCCCTAAAAATGCCCCTCACCGGGCTGAATATCTGCAAACCTATTTAGAAATGACCAAAGCTATCGCACCCTTACAACGCACAGATGGCTACTGGAACGTAAGCTTGAAGGATTCGACTCACTTTGGTGGTAAGGAGCTCACCGGCACCGCCCTATTTGTTTACGGTATGGCATGGGGCATTAACAACGGAGTAATTGAAAAGAAAACCTACCAGCCCATTATAGTAAAAGCCTGGAACGCTATGGCGAAATACTCGCTGCATCCCGAAGGCTTTTTAGGCTATGTACAGGGTACAGGCAAAGAGCCCAAGGATAGCCAACCGGTAACCTATACCCATATCCCCGATTTTGAGGACTACGGTTTGGGCTGTTATTTATTAGCCGGAAGCGAGTTAAGTAAATTGAGTAAAAAGTAG
- a CDS encoding glycoside hydrolase family 31 protein, whose translation MKYKYFFLLLILLIAAKANAQTGIGANKLGYKKSGNVLIFSNANGDVRLEFCSPSMFRVRASWTRKFEDDEHLMQENYSWPSVDYKVTDAKIAYVIETSALIITIVKTPFKISVVNRQGILLSSEYIVGGGIKHTGDTVSCTKDLLPDEHFFGFGERMDVIDQRNKLVKLNVGRGKSRDNLLGAYNILEANYCPVPFFMSTKGYGIFLHNSYATEWDMGHSSPQRYSFKAAGGELDYYFIYGPDFPSILGGYTSITGRAPLLPRFAFGLHMGTYSGGTWGHEELTSDQYVVALARRMRQMGIPVDIFFLDSTWRLFGTVGGKGATSFEWRETFKNPKAMFDSLYAMHYKMVGLHIRPRFDNANKLNLLDQARAQGFTYPEDGKPGEFVNFFDQKAVDWWWNNGVMRVGALGAKFIKTDEGSAFGALANESENVGPTGPVVQKLHNVFPLAYAKAPYLKFQQLNGFRGMNQTREGYAGIQRYPYIFAGDWPSEWQYFAPVIKAGINIGLSGVSDWAHCMGGFEHLADPELYIRWTQFGFFSPIAMVFGMDHPGYKEPWAYGDEALKNFKKYDLLRYRLVPYIYSNSFTAYQTGVPLMRSLVLNYQNDPEVYQVADQYLFGSEMMVCPVTTKGAQTRTIYFPEGTWYDYWTGEQFTGRQYVHVLTPLDKLPIYVKAGAIIPMQPEMKYMDEKPVNDITLDIFPGKASSFDLYEDDGLSLKYQGGDYALVHIATKPTTGGIMLSILKPQGKYVPSTHSYSANIRWSGKAPSAVIENGRVLSQLDNGNAGSWYYDAANKVIKVKTIGDNRGDIQIEVK comes from the coding sequence ATGAAGTATAAATATTTTTTTCTTTTACTAATCCTCCTCATCGCCGCAAAGGCAAATGCCCAAACCGGTATCGGAGCCAATAAGCTGGGTTATAAAAAATCGGGTAATGTCCTGATTTTTTCAAATGCCAATGGCGATGTCCGCTTAGAATTTTGCTCGCCATCCATGTTCAGGGTCAGGGCCAGCTGGACGCGTAAATTTGAGGATGATGAGCATTTAATGCAGGAAAATTATAGCTGGCCATCCGTTGATTATAAGGTAACCGATGCTAAGATAGCCTACGTGATCGAAACATCAGCCTTGATTATCACCATTGTTAAAACGCCTTTCAAGATCAGCGTTGTTAATCGACAAGGTATTTTACTCTCATCTGAATACATCGTTGGTGGCGGAATCAAACACACCGGCGATACCGTTAGCTGTACCAAAGATTTATTGCCCGATGAGCACTTTTTTGGTTTTGGCGAGCGTATGGATGTGATTGACCAACGCAATAAACTGGTTAAACTGAATGTGGGCAGGGGCAAAAGCCGCGATAATCTTTTAGGCGCTTATAATATCCTGGAGGCTAATTACTGCCCTGTGCCTTTCTTTATGAGTACAAAAGGTTACGGTATTTTTCTGCATAACTCTTACGCTACAGAATGGGATATGGGCCACTCATCGCCACAGCGTTACTCATTTAAGGCAGCTGGCGGCGAGCTGGATTACTATTTTATTTACGGACCAGATTTTCCGTCAATTTTAGGCGGCTATACCTCCATAACCGGCAGAGCGCCTTTGTTACCGCGCTTTGCCTTCGGCCTGCACATGGGTACCTACAGCGGCGGCACCTGGGGGCACGAAGAGTTAACATCAGACCAATATGTGGTTGCCCTGGCCCGCAGAATGCGCCAGATGGGTATCCCTGTAGATATCTTCTTTTTAGACTCAACATGGCGCTTGTTTGGTACGGTAGGCGGAAAGGGTGCTACATCTTTTGAGTGGCGCGAAACCTTTAAAAACCCCAAGGCGATGTTTGATAGCTTGTACGCTATGCATTATAAAATGGTAGGGCTGCACATCAGGCCCAGGTTTGATAACGCTAATAAACTCAACCTGCTCGACCAGGCCCGGGCCCAGGGTTTTACCTATCCAGAAGATGGCAAGCCCGGCGAGTTCGTTAACTTTTTTGATCAGAAAGCTGTTGACTGGTGGTGGAACAATGGAGTGATGAGAGTGGGTGCCCTGGGTGCTAAATTTATCAAGACCGACGAAGGTAGCGCCTTTGGCGCTTTAGCCAACGAGAGCGAAAATGTTGGGCCAACCGGGCCCGTGGTTCAAAAACTGCATAACGTATTCCCCTTGGCCTATGCTAAGGCACCTTACCTCAAATTTCAACAACTCAACGGCTTTCGCGGTATGAACCAAACCCGCGAGGGCTATGCAGGTATCCAGCGTTATCCCTATATTTTTGCGGGCGATTGGCCCAGCGAGTGGCAGTATTTTGCCCCGGTAATTAAGGCGGGCATTAACATCGGCCTTTCGGGAGTATCCGATTGGGCGCATTGTATGGGGGGCTTTGAGCACCTTGCCGATCCGGAATTGTATATCCGTTGGACACAGTTTGGTTTCTTTAGCCCGATAGCGATGGTATTCGGGATGGATCACCCTGGTTACAAAGAACCCTGGGCTTATGGCGATGAGGCACTAAAGAATTTTAAAAAGTACGATCTGCTGCGTTATCGCCTGGTCCCTTATATTTACAGTAACTCATTCACTGCCTACCAAACCGGAGTGCCCTTAATGCGCTCCCTGGTATTGAATTACCAAAACGATCCGGAAGTTTACCAGGTGGCAGATCAGTATCTGTTTGGCAGTGAGATGATGGTTTGCCCGGTAACTACCAAAGGCGCGCAAACCCGTACCATTTACTTCCCTGAAGGAACCTGGTATGATTACTGGACCGGGGAACAATTTACCGGCAGGCAGTACGTACACGTATTAACGCCTTTGGATAAACTGCCCATTTACGTTAAGGCGGGAGCCATCATACCCATGCAGCCCGAAATGAAGTACATGGATGAGAAACCCGTTAACGATATCACTTTAGATATTTTCCCCGGAAAAGCATCGTCATTTGATCTGTATGAAGATGATGGTTTGAGTTTAAAATACCAGGGCGGCGACTATGCCCTTGTGCATATTGCAACCAAGCCTACAACTGGTGGCATCATGCTGAGTATTTTAAAACCCCAAGGTAAGTATGTACCTTCAACTCATAGTTATTCAGCCAACATCCGCTGGAGCGGCAAAGCACCATCGGCGGTTATCGAAAATGGAAGGGTTTTGAGCCAGTTGGATAACGGCAATGCAGGTAGTTGGTATTATGATGCTGCAAATAAAGTGATTAAGGTTAAAACGATAGGAGATAACCGGGGTGATATACAGATTGAGGTGAAATAA
- a CDS encoding glycoside hydrolase family 43 protein → MKRILLSIITILTSIQTYGQQKDIYLFCYFKNNGQDGLHLAYSNDGLKWQALKGDSSFLKPMVSKDKIMRDPCIIRGADGLFHMVWTDSWTDRGIGYASSKDLIHWSEQVQLPVMEHEPTAQNCWAPEITYDDATKTYMIYWATTIPNRFPQPDTSAEGKKNNHRIYYQTTKDFKTYSDTKLLYDEGFSVIDATIVKDGKQFMMFLKDETKSPVQKNLHIAYSKKLTGPYSKPTAKITGDYWAEGPTSFKIGDKWLVYFDRYREHRYGAISSTDLSHWTDISNRIDLPKGIRHGSILKITPQELTVLQQ, encoded by the coding sequence ATGAAAAGAATACTATTATCCATCATCACAATCCTTACCTCCATCCAAACCTATGGACAGCAAAAAGACATTTACCTTTTTTGCTATTTTAAAAACAATGGACAGGATGGCTTGCACCTGGCTTACAGCAACGATGGATTGAAATGGCAGGCATTGAAGGGTGATAGTTCTTTTTTAAAACCGATGGTATCAAAGGACAAAATTATGCGCGACCCTTGTATTATCCGCGGAGCGGATGGCTTGTTCCATATGGTTTGGACCGATAGCTGGACCGACCGGGGGATTGGTTACGCCAGCTCTAAGGATTTGATCCATTGGAGCGAGCAGGTGCAACTACCTGTGATGGAACATGAGCCTACCGCTCAAAACTGCTGGGCGCCCGAGATCACTTATGACGATGCTACCAAAACCTACATGATCTATTGGGCTACCACCATCCCCAACAGATTTCCGCAACCAGATACATCTGCCGAAGGCAAAAAAAACAATCACCGCATTTATTATCAAACCACAAAAGATTTTAAAACTTACAGTGATACCAAATTGCTTTATGACGAAGGCTTTAGCGTGATTGACGCTACCATAGTGAAGGATGGGAAGCAATTTATGATGTTTTTAAAGGATGAAACCAAATCGCCGGTGCAAAAAAATCTGCATATCGCGTATAGCAAAAAATTAACCGGCCCTTACAGCAAACCCACTGCTAAAATTACAGGCGATTATTGGGCAGAGGGGCCAACCAGTTTTAAGATAGGGGATAAGTGGCTGGTATACTTTGATCGCTACCGCGAGCACCGGTATGGCGCCATCTCATCAACCGATTTAAGCCATTGGACGGATATCTCCAACCGGATTGATCTGCCCAAAGGCATCAGGCATGGTTCTATCTTAAAAATTACTCCGCAGGAGCTTACTGTATTGCAACAATAA
- the purU gene encoding formyltetrahydrofolate deformylase: MIIVIQCKDQVGLVAAISGVLAKQQLNIISMREHVDKQENRFYMRLQVEKTDANEAALEKELQSVLNTDAVITINPLPQKKVVVLVTKEYHCLADILIRNYFGTFGASVLCVIGNHDTLQDICKRFDIPFFLISHEQKSKEIFEHDVIEIIAQHQPDYVVLAKFMRILSPNFVARFPMKLINIHHSFLPAFVGANPYKQAFERGVKLIGATAHFVTNELDEGPIIAQQIITVNHSLTALDMMKAGKEIETSVLAKALRLVFEDRVFVYKNKTVVFE; the protein is encoded by the coding sequence ATGATCATCGTTATACAATGTAAAGACCAGGTAGGCTTGGTAGCGGCCATATCCGGCGTATTAGCTAAACAACAGCTCAATATTATATCCATGCGCGAGCACGTGGACAAACAGGAGAACCGCTTTTACATGCGCCTGCAAGTTGAAAAAACGGATGCCAACGAAGCAGCCCTGGAAAAAGAACTGCAAAGCGTATTGAACACAGATGCAGTGATTACCATCAACCCGCTACCACAAAAAAAGGTGGTTGTACTGGTAACCAAAGAGTACCATTGCCTGGCCGATATTTTAATCCGTAACTACTTCGGTACGTTTGGCGCATCGGTACTTTGTGTAATTGGCAATCACGATACCTTGCAGGATATATGCAAGCGCTTTGATATTCCTTTTTTCCTGATATCGCATGAGCAGAAAAGCAAAGAAATATTTGAGCATGATGTTATCGAAATTATAGCGCAGCATCAGCCGGATTATGTGGTACTGGCTAAGTTTATGCGCATCCTCTCTCCCAATTTTGTGGCACGGTTCCCGATGAAGCTCATCAACATCCACCACTCCTTTTTACCGGCTTTTGTGGGTGCCAATCCTTACAAACAGGCATTTGAGCGCGGTGTAAAATTAATTGGCGCAACGGCGCATTTTGTTACCAACGAGTTGGACGAAGGCCCCATCATCGCGCAGCAAATCATTACCGTAAACCATTCTCTTACCGCTTTAGATATGATGAAAGCCGGTAAAGAGATTGAAACTTCTGTACTGGCAAAAGCTTTGAGACTGGTGTTTGAAGACCGTGTTTTTGTGTACAAAAACAAAACTGTGGTGTTTGAATAA
- a CDS encoding DUF3667 domain-containing protein: MKKHHRHENDCLNCGTELQGHFCHVCGQENLQLKEPFWHFLSHSISHYFHFDSKFFSTLRPLLTKPGQLTLDYLAGRRTRYLHPVSMYIFVSIVYFLVIPKLEHRLDRQEENEEQKSEEVAKYKPAPADTLGEAQKSIDEAPLGGFLKGVAKKSIQKISLKQQGEQFKLLPFNRQTQILDSLKKVNQLHPNQANADKIETYADAHILKEDSTYASYLKRQQLLPEGDRDNFYQRFTKQRDIEIKLRTNKEWSLDKEIEHYQPKLYFILMPLFALFLMINFRRDHKYYVEYLVFTIHCFTAFFIFEVIVEPLNYLLLNDESTIFNVLRFAAILWYSYTALITCYQRPKRVTIRKMITLGIMLFIAFKISYEIIHEIVYLTA, encoded by the coding sequence ATGAAAAAACATCACAGACATGAGAATGACTGCCTGAACTGCGGCACAGAATTACAAGGCCATTTTTGCCATGTATGCGGTCAGGAAAATTTGCAGCTTAAAGAACCTTTCTGGCATTTTCTGAGCCACAGCATCAGCCATTACTTTCATTTCGACTCTAAATTTTTCTCAACGCTAAGGCCCTTACTTACCAAGCCGGGGCAGTTAACGTTAGATTATCTTGCCGGCAGGCGCACGCGCTACCTGCACCCGGTGAGCATGTATATCTTTGTTTCCATTGTATATTTCCTCGTTATCCCCAAGTTAGAACACCGTTTAGATAGGCAAGAAGAAAACGAAGAACAAAAAAGCGAGGAGGTAGCTAAATATAAACCTGCACCCGCAGATACCCTGGGCGAGGCACAAAAATCAATTGATGAGGCACCTTTGGGCGGCTTTTTAAAAGGTGTAGCTAAAAAATCTATCCAAAAAATCTCTCTTAAACAACAAGGAGAGCAATTTAAACTGCTCCCTTTTAACAGGCAAACTCAAATTTTAGATAGCCTTAAAAAAGTTAACCAACTGCATCCAAACCAAGCTAACGCCGATAAAATAGAAACTTACGCCGACGCTCATATTTTAAAAGAAGACAGTACTTATGCATCGTACCTAAAAAGGCAACAGCTTTTACCCGAAGGCGATCGCGATAATTTTTACCAACGCTTCACCAAACAACGTGATATAGAAATAAAACTACGCACTAACAAAGAATGGAGCTTAGATAAAGAGATAGAGCATTATCAGCCTAAATTATATTTTATACTGATGCCGCTATTCGCGTTATTTTTGATGATCAACTTCCGTAGAGATCATAAATATTACGTGGAGTACCTGGTTTTCACTATCCACTGCTTTACGGCATTTTTTATTTTCGAGGTTATTGTAGAGCCGCTTAATTACCTGCTGCTGAACGACGAGTCGACAATATTCAATGTGCTGCGCTTCGCGGCTATTTTGTGGTACAGTTATACGGCACTCATTACCTGTTATCAGCGCCCTAAAAGAGTAACGATCAGAAAAATGATAACGCTTGGCATTATGCTTTTTATCGCGTTTAAAATATCTTATGAAATTATTCATGAAATAGTTTACCTCACCGCCTGA